One window of Fusobacterium polymorphum genomic DNA carries:
- a CDS encoding ABC transporter permease: protein MLSKKKDIWIVISLCVLAFYIIFMIYPLGILFKNAVIENNGNFTFAYFSKFLSKNYYFSTIFNSFKVSLAATALTLIIGTPLAYFYNMYKIKGKTFLQIIIILCSMSAPFIGAYSWILLLGRNGLITNTLKNLTGFNVPSIYGFGGILLVLCMQLYPLVFLYVSGALRNIDNSLLEASENMGCTGTKRFFKIIIPLCIPTILAAALMVFMRAFADFGTPLFIGEGYRTFPVEIYNQFMNETGSDKNFASAVSIIAIIITSLIFLLQRYINGKYKFTMNALHPIEAKEVKGIKSVLIHLYCYLIVFISYAPQLYVIYTSFQNTSGKLFKKGYSLKSYTEAFGKLGNAIQNTFFIGGLALVLIIVISILIAYLVVRRNNFVNKTIDTLSMVPYVIPGSVVGIALVSAFNKKPFVLVGTFLIMVISLIIRRNAYTIRSSVAILQQIPISIEEAAISLGASRMKSFFKITTPMMINGIISGALLSWITIITELSSSIILYNYKTITLTLQIYVYVSRGSYGIAAAMSTILTLMTVISLLIFMKVSKNKNVMM from the coding sequence ATGCTAAGTAAGAAAAAAGATATATGGATAGTAATTTCATTATGTGTTTTAGCATTTTACATAATATTTATGATTTATCCTTTGGGAATCTTATTTAAAAATGCAGTTATTGAAAATAATGGAAATTTTACTTTTGCTTATTTTTCAAAATTTTTAAGTAAAAACTATTATTTCTCTACTATATTTAATTCCTTTAAAGTCAGTTTAGCTGCAACAGCTTTAACTTTAATAATAGGAACACCTTTAGCATATTTTTATAATATGTATAAAATAAAAGGAAAAACATTTTTACAAATTATAATAATATTATGTAGTATGTCAGCACCATTTATTGGAGCTTATTCATGGATTTTATTATTAGGAAGAAATGGATTAATTACAAATACTTTAAAAAATCTAACAGGTTTTAATGTTCCTAGTATATATGGATTTGGAGGAATTTTACTTGTTCTATGTATGCAACTTTATCCTTTAGTTTTTTTATATGTTTCAGGGGCTTTAAGAAATATTGATAATTCATTATTAGAAGCTAGTGAGAATATGGGATGCACAGGAACAAAAAGATTTTTTAAAATAATTATTCCTTTATGTATTCCAACAATATTAGCTGCTGCTCTTATGGTGTTTATGAGAGCTTTTGCAGACTTTGGAACACCTTTATTTATTGGAGAAGGATATAGGACTTTCCCAGTTGAAATTTATAATCAATTTATGAATGAAACTGGTTCTGATAAAAATTTTGCATCAGCAGTAAGTATTATTGCAATAATAATTACATCTTTAATTTTCTTATTACAAAGATATATAAATGGAAAATATAAGTTTACAATGAATGCCCTTCATCCTATTGAAGCTAAGGAAGTAAAAGGTATAAAATCTGTTTTGATTCATTTATATTGCTACTTAATAGTTTTTATTTCTTATGCTCCACAACTTTATGTAATTTATACATCTTTCCAAAATACATCTGGAAAACTTTTCAAAAAAGGCTACTCTTTAAAAAGTTATACAGAAGCATTTGGAAAATTAGGAAATGCTATACAAAATACATTTTTTATTGGTGGACTTGCATTGGTTTTAATTATAGTTATTTCTATTTTAATTGCATATCTTGTTGTAAGAAGAAATAATTTTGTTAACAAAACAATAGATACTTTATCTATGGTGCCTTATGTTATTCCTGGTTCAGTTGTAGGTATAGCTTTGGTAAGTGCATTTAATAAAAAGCCTTTTGTTTTAGTTGGAACATTTTTGATAATGGTAATATCTTTAATTATAAGAAGAAATGCCTATACTATAAGATCTTCTGTTGCTATTCTTCAACAGATTCCTATTTCTATTGAAGAAGCAGCAATAAGTTTAGGAGCTTCTCGTATGAAATCATTTTTCAAAATAACAACACCAATGATGATAAATGGTATTATTTCGGGAGCACTTTTAAGTTGGATAACAATTATAACTGAACTTTCATCAAGTATAATTTTATATAACTATAAGACAATTACATTGACACTACAAATATATGTTTATGTATCAAGAGGTAGTTATGGAATAGCTGCTGCAATGTCAACTATTTTGACGTTAATGACAGTTATATCACTATTAATATTTATGAAAGTATCAAAAAATAAAAATGTAATGATGTAG
- a CDS encoding class I SAM-dependent methyltransferase, whose product MKIKLDGVAETLLITLNARAKDYKSPKSVLHDKKSFEIASQLDYDFKKFDTAWASYYGILARAYIMDEEIKKFIEKYPDCVIVSIGCGLDTRFERIDNGKITWYNLDLPEVIETRKLFFKENDRVKNISKSVFESDWTKEVITDGKELLIISEGVFMYFSEDEIKKILEILVNNFSKFELHLDLLYKGTVKFSKKHDTLKKMDNVVFKWGVKDGSEIVKLEPKLKQIGLINFTKKMAKILPFSKKIFIPLLWIVNNRLGMYTYNK is encoded by the coding sequence ATGAAAATTAAATTAGATGGAGTAGCAGAAACATTACTTATAACATTAAATGCAAGGGCTAAAGATTATAAAAGTCCTAAATCTGTGTTACATGATAAAAAATCTTTTGAAATTGCTTCACAATTAGATTATGATTTTAAAAAATTTGATACTGCTTGGGCTAGTTACTATGGAATATTAGCAAGAGCATATATAATGGATGAAGAAATAAAAAAATTTATAGAAAAATATCCAGATTGTGTAATAGTTTCAATAGGTTGTGGACTTGATACTAGATTTGAAAGGATAGATAATGGCAAAATAACTTGGTATAATCTTGATTTACCAGAAGTTATTGAAACAAGAAAATTATTTTTTAAAGAGAATGATAGAGTAAAAAATATTTCAAAATCAGTTTTTGAATCTGATTGGACTAAGGAAGTTATAACTGATGGAAAAGAGTTACTTATAATTTCTGAGGGAGTTTTTATGTATTTCAGTGAAGATGAAATAAAAAAAATTTTAGAAATATTAGTTAATAATTTTAGTAAATTTGAATTACACCTAGATTTATTATATAAAGGTACTGTTAAATTTAGTAAAAAACATGATACTTTAAAGAAAATGGATAATGTTGTTTTTAAGTGGGGAGTAAAAGATGGAAGTGAAATTGTTAAATTAGAACCTAAACTAAAACAAATAGGACTTATTAATTTTACAAAAAAAATGGCAAAAATCTTACCATTTTCAAAAAAAATATTTATTCCTCTTTTATGGATTGTTAATAATCGTTTAGGAATGTATACATATAATAAGTAA
- a CDS encoding lysozyme inhibitor LprI family protein has product MKKFLVIIMVLFGVSAFSSNSYETDLVGRMKVLEEKAQVKLDSGVTAEMREGIAELSEAWEKELNTVYSLLMEKLPKKDKIKLENEQKKWLKNRDIKAKKDAKEAEGGTMEPLLFTSSIEELNEERAIELAKRYDKLVNKK; this is encoded by the coding sequence ATGAAAAAATTTTTAGTTATTATAATGGTTTTATTTGGAGTTTCTGCATTTTCATCAAATAGTTATGAAACAGATTTAGTTGGAAGAATGAAAGTTTTAGAAGAAAAGGCACAAGTTAAATTAGATAGTGGTGTAACTGCTGAGATGCGTGAAGGTATAGCTGAATTATCAGAAGCATGGGAAAAGGAATTAAATACTGTTTATAGTTTACTTATGGAAAAATTACCAAAAAAAGATAAAATTAAATTAGAAAATGAACAAAAAAAATGGTTAAAAAATAGAGATATTAAAGCTAAAAAAGATGCAAAAGAAGCTGAAGGTGGAACAATGGAACCATTACTTTTTACTTCTTCTATAGAAGAATTAAATGAAGAAAGAGCTATTGAATTAGCAAAAAGGTATGATAAATTAGTGAATAAAAAATAA
- a CDS encoding Cof-type HAD-IIB family hydrolase: MNYKLVVCDMDGTLLTSNHRISDYTADIIKKIEDNGIKFMIATGRPYLDARHYRDSLELKSYLITSNGARAHDEDNNPIVVENIPKEYVKRLLAYNVGKDIHRNIYLNDDWIIEYEIDGLVEFHKESGYGFNIDDLNKYENEEVAKVFFLGKNEDIENLEKNMEKEFQNDLSITVSSPFCLEFMKKGVNKAETLKKVLKLLNIKSEEVIAFGDSMNDYEMLSLVGKPFIMGNGNKRLMEALPNVEVVGNNNEDGIGKKLIEIFNVI; encoded by the coding sequence ATGAATTATAAATTAGTAGTTTGTGATATGGATGGAACTTTACTAACATCTAATCATAGAATTTCTGACTATACAGCGGATATTATAAAAAAAATTGAAGATAATGGTATAAAATTTATGATTGCAACAGGAAGACCATATCTTGATGCAAGACATTATAGAGATAGTTTAGAATTAAAATCTTATCTTATAACTTCAAATGGAGCGAGAGCACATGATGAAGATAATAATCCTATTGTTGTAGAAAACATTCCAAAAGAATATGTTAAGAGATTATTAGCTTATAATGTTGGAAAAGATATTCATAGAAATATCTATCTTAATGATGATTGGATAATTGAATATGAAATAGATGGGTTAGTAGAATTTCATAAGGAATCAGGTTATGGATTTAATATAGATGATTTAAATAAATATGAAAATGAAGAGGTAGCAAAAGTATTTTTTTTAGGAAAAAATGAAGATATAGAAAATTTAGAAAAAAATATGGAAAAAGAGTTTCAAAATGATTTAAGTATAACTGTATCTTCACCTTTTTGTTTAGAGTTTATGAAAAAAGGTGTTAATAAGGCAGAAACATTGAAAAAAGTTTTAAAACTACTAAATATAAAATCAGAGGAAGTAATAGCATTTGGAGATAGTATGAATGACTATGAAATGCTTAGTTTAGTTGGGAAACCATTTATTATGGGTAATGGCAATAAAAGACTCATGGAAGCCTTACCTAATGTTGAAGTTGTTGGAAATAATAATGAAGATGGAATAGGAAAAAAATTAATTGAAATTTTTAATGTTATCTAA
- a CDS encoding radical SAM protein: MYDLYDFPLYRPPSEAYSLIIQITLGCSHNRCTFCSMYKDKKFVIKPIEDIKSDIDAFRALYKNRAVEKIFLADGDALVVPTDILIQVLDYIREVFPECKRVSIYGTAIAIHQKSVEDLKKLYEKGLTLVYLGVESGDDDALKFIKKGIKAEKVVELAKKIMSTGIDLSITLIAGLLGKYQDNKMHAINTAKIITDISPKYASILNLRLYEGTELYNLMQEGKYDYMEGIEVLKEMKLVLSSMDTSKITRPIIFRANHASNYLNLKGNLPEDIPRMIKEIDYAIENEAINVNNYRFL; encoded by the coding sequence ATGTATGATTTATATGATTTTCCTTTATACAGACCACCTAGTGAAGCATATAGTTTAATTATTCAAATTACACTTGGTTGTTCACATAATAGATGTACTTTTTGTAGTATGTATAAAGATAAAAAATTTGTTATAAAACCAATAGAAGATATAAAGTCTGATATAGATGCTTTTAGAGCATTATATAAAAATAGGGCTGTTGAAAAAATATTTTTAGCAGATGGAGATGCACTTGTTGTGCCAACTGATATATTAATTCAAGTTTTAGATTATATAAGAGAAGTCTTTCCTGAATGTAAAAGAGTTTCTATCTATGGAACAGCTATTGCTATACATCAAAAATCTGTTGAAGATTTAAAGAAACTTTATGAAAAGGGGCTAACCCTTGTCTATTTAGGTGTTGAAAGTGGAGATGACGATGCTTTAAAATTTATAAAGAAAGGTATAAAAGCAGAAAAAGTTGTGGAATTAGCTAAAAAAATTATGAGTACAGGTATTGACTTATCAATAACTTTAATTGCAGGACTTTTAGGGAAATATCAAGATAATAAAATGCATGCAATTAATACAGCTAAAATTATAACAGATATATCTCCAAAATATGCAAGTATTTTAAATTTAAGACTTTATGAGGGAACAGAATTATATAATTTAATGCAAGAAGGAAAATATGACTATATGGAAGGTATTGAAGTATTAAAAGAAATGAAGTTAGTACTTTCAAGTATGGATACTTCAAAGATAACAAGACCTATAATATTTAGAGCAAATCATGCCTCTAATTATTTAAATTTAAAAGGAAATCTTCCAGAGGATATTCCTAGAATGATAAAAGAAATTGATTATGCTATTGAAAATGAAGCTATCAATGTAAATAATTATAGATTTTTATAA
- a CDS encoding polysaccharide deacetylase family protein, with product MNILMALSQLEITGAEVYATTIADELIERGNKVYIVSDTLSTPTKAEYIKLEFNKRSLLKRIEHIKFLYNLIKEKDIQIVHAHSRASSWSCQVACKLAGIPLITTTHGRQPIHFSRKLIKAFGDYSIAVCENIKKHMVNDIGFSENKISVILNPVKYKKIDLEKKVNDKKIISIVGRLSGPKGDVAYDLLEILSQEELLSKYKVRLIGGKELPERFVKFKEKNIEFIGYVPNIQEKIFESDIVIGAGRVAFESLLNKTSLIAVGETEYMGFINKENLDKSLASNFGDIGSMKYPKIEKEVLLNDIEKALKLPENEKEELKNIIFKETNLQGIVDKIEKKYFELYVNKKKYDIPVIMYHRVINNPENEGVHGTYIYEHIFREHMQYLKDKNYTVITFKDLDKIGWRNRFEKDKKYIFITFDDGYKDNYDLAFPILKEFGFKATIFLMGSSTYNEWDVKASGEKEFPLMSVEMIKEMQDYGIEFGAHTFNHPKLNTLSNEEIEHQIVDVKKPLEEKIGKEIITFAYPYGILNDYAKEMTKKAGYTFALATDSGSVCLSDDLYQIRRIAIFPNTNLFSFKRKVAGNYNFIKIKREEKKGSE from the coding sequence ATGAATATACTTATGGCATTATCTCAACTTGAAATAACTGGGGCAGAAGTTTATGCAACAACTATTGCAGATGAACTTATAGAAAGAGGAAATAAAGTCTATATAGTTTCTGATACTTTGAGCACTCCAACAAAAGCTGAGTATATAAAACTAGAATTTAATAAAAGAAGTTTATTGAAAAGAATTGAACATATAAAGTTTTTGTATAATCTTATTAAAGAAAAGGATATACAAATTGTTCATGCACACTCAAGAGCTTCTTCTTGGAGTTGTCAAGTAGCTTGTAAATTAGCAGGAATACCTCTTATTACAACTACTCATGGAAGACAACCTATTCATTTTAGTAGAAAACTTATAAAAGCTTTTGGAGATTACTCTATTGCTGTCTGTGAAAATATAAAAAAACATATGGTAAATGATATAGGTTTTTCTGAAAACAAAATCTCTGTTATTTTAAATCCTGTAAAGTATAAAAAAATAGATTTAGAAAAAAAAGTAAATGATAAAAAAATTATTTCAATAGTTGGTAGACTTTCAGGTCCTAAAGGAGATGTTGCTTATGATTTACTTGAAATTTTATCACAAGAGGAATTACTATCAAAATATAAAGTTCGTCTTATAGGTGGGAAAGAACTGCCAGAAAGATTTGTAAAATTTAAAGAAAAAAATATAGAATTTATTGGCTATGTTCCTAATATACAAGAAAAAATATTTGAATCTGATATTGTGATTGGAGCAGGTAGAGTAGCTTTTGAATCCTTACTTAATAAAACTTCATTAATCGCTGTTGGAGAAACAGAATATATGGGTTTTATTAATAAAGAAAATTTAGATAAGTCCTTAGCTTCAAATTTTGGTGATATTGGTTCTATGAAATATCCAAAAATTGAGAAAGAGGTTTTATTAAATGATATTGAAAAAGCATTAAAGCTTCCTGAAAATGAAAAAGAAGAATTGAAAAATATAATATTTAAAGAAACAAATTTGCAAGGTATAGTGGATAAAATAGAAAAAAAATATTTTGAACTATATGTTAATAAGAAAAAATATGATATTCCAGTAATTATGTATCATAGAGTGATAAATAATCCAGAAAATGAGGGGGTACATGGGACATATATCTATGAACATATTTTCAGAGAACATATGCAGTATTTAAAAGATAAAAATTATACTGTTATTACTTTTAAAGATTTAGATAAAATTGGTTGGAGAAATAGATTTGAAAAAGATAAAAAATATATCTTTATAACTTTTGATGATGGCTATAAGGACAACTATGACTTAGCCTTTCCAATATTAAAAGAATTTGGTTTTAAAGCTACTATATTTTTGATGGGCAGTTCCACATATAATGAATGGGATGTTAAAGCTAGTGGAGAAAAAGAATTTCCACTTATGTCAGTTGAAATGATAAAGGAAATGCAAGATTATGGAATTGAGTTTGGAGCACATACTTTTAATCATCCAAAACTTAATACCTTGTCCAATGAAGAAATTGAACATCAAATTGTAGATGTTAAAAAACCTTTGGAAGAAAAAATAGGAAAAGAGATAATTACTTTTGCCTATCCTTATGGAATTTTAAATGACTATGCCAAGGAAATGACTAAAAAGGCAGGATACACCTTTGCCTTAGCTACTGACTCAGGTTCAGTATGTCTATCTGATGACTTATATCAAATAAGAAGAATTGCAATTTTTCCAAATACTAATTTATTTAGTTTTAAAAGAAAAGTAGCAGGAAATTATAATTTTATTAAAATAAAAAGAGAAGAAAAGAAAGGGAGTGAATAA
- a CDS encoding MipA/OmpV family protein translates to MRKYLLIVLALFSVTAMANDDFKASVTVGYGTGSSIYRGRESNGIPAFINMSYKNLYLEGTEIGAEFINTDRFSATVFAELQDGFSIKGSKMDDGYKSIKRRKFQQTIGLKADIRLNEISENLALSPYFSVGNRGSQVGTSLSYAYPIGEKFVLSPSINATYFSKKYTDYYFGVDRDELGGNIINEYNPDGAFEFGAGLAGIYSFTKHISGMIFVNVSRYSSEVRKSPITKDKTIASVGAGLKYTF, encoded by the coding sequence ATGAGAAAATATTTATTAATAGTTTTAGCTTTATTTAGTGTAACTGCAATGGCAAATGATGATTTTAAAGCCTCAGTAACAGTTGGTTATGGAACAGGAAGTTCTATTTATAGAGGTAGAGAATCTAATGGTATACCTGCATTTATAAATATGAGTTATAAGAATCTTTATTTAGAAGGAACAGAAATAGGAGCAGAATTTATTAATACTGACAGATTCTCAGCTACTGTCTTTGCTGAGCTTCAAGATGGATTTTCTATAAAAGGCTCAAAGATGGATGATGGTTATAAAAGTATAAAAAGAAGAAAATTCCAGCAAACAATTGGCTTAAAAGCTGATATTAGACTTAATGAAATCTCTGAAAACCTTGCTTTATCTCCTTATTTTAGTGTTGGAAATAGAGGTAGTCAGGTTGGAACTAGTCTATCCTATGCTTATCCAATTGGAGAGAAATTTGTGCTATCTCCTTCTATAAATGCAACATATTTTTCTAAGAAATACACTGATTATTATTTTGGTGTGGATAGGGATGAACTTGGTGGAAATATAATAAATGAATATAATCCTGATGGAGCTTTTGAGTTTGGAGCAGGACTTGCTGGGATATACTCTTTCACAAAACATATATCAGGAATGATTTTTGTAAATGTAAGTAGATATTCATCAGAAGTTAGAAAATCACCAATAACAAAAGATAAAACAATAGCTAGTGTTGGAGCAGGTTTAAAATATACATTCTAA
- a CDS encoding SMI1/KNR4 family protein, which yields MGKDELISKLSTFIRNENFSKIDEIIKKFREESNYEMICFSSQAFINLHEFKEALKILDSIKNEYSENGEFCIRYAIALYNSNKEDLALEWFEKAKEKGIKEIDKTSSKHYPKSIDDWLKRVRLWGPRKMEKNAFEKELREKRNKKPIFNVSFEENVLKGLWYHDEFSLREYVGKTATDEDFKKVEKELGYRLPEAYKVLMKIQNGGELRKNTFQRPFRRSWSRGFFDVHYIYGVDSSSDYSLCGKFGHKFWIEKSKYPNIGIAICGSVSGGHDMIFLDYSDCGAEGEPCVVHIDQEGDYEITYLADNFKDFIDGLFSDEEYEDEDD from the coding sequence ATGGGAAAAGATGAACTTATAAGTAAATTAAGTACTTTTATAAGAAATGAAAACTTTTCTAAAATTGATGAAATTATTAAAAAATTTAGAGAAGAAAGTAATTATGAAATGATTTGCTTTTCTTCACAGGCTTTTATAAATTTACATGAATTTAAAGAAGCCTTAAAAATTTTAGATAGTATAAAAAATGAGTATTCTGAAAATGGAGAATTTTGTATTCGTTATGCAATAGCTTTATATAATTCCAATAAAGAAGATTTAGCACTTGAATGGTTTGAAAAGGCTAAGGAAAAAGGGATAAAAGAAATTGATAAAACTTCAAGCAAACATTATCCTAAAAGTATTGATGATTGGCTGAAAAGAGTAAGACTATGGGGACCAAGAAAAATGGAAAAAAATGCTTTTGAAAAAGAGTTAAGAGAAAAAAGAAATAAAAAGCCCATTTTCAATGTTAGTTTTGAAGAAAATGTATTAAAAGGTCTATGGTATCATGATGAATTTTCTTTAAGAGAATATGTAGGAAAAACTGCAACAGATGAAGATTTTAAGAAAGTTGAAAAGGAACTAGGTTATCGTTTACCAGAAGCATATAAAGTATTAATGAAAATACAAAATGGTGGTGAATTAAGAAAAAATACTTTTCAGAGACCATTTAGAAGAAGTTGGTCAAGAGGTTTTTTTGATGTTCATTATATATATGGAGTTGATTCTAGTAGTGATTATTCACTTTGTGGAAAATTTGGACATAAATTTTGGATAGAAAAATCGAAATATCCTAATATTGGAATTGCAATTTGTGGGTCTGTAAGTGGAGGTCATGATATGATTTTTCTTGATTATTCAGATTGTGGAGCAGAAGGTGAACCTTGTGTAGTTCATATAGATCAAGAAGGAGATTATGAGATTACATATTTAGCAGATAATTTTAAAGATTTTATAGATGGACTTTTTAGTGATGAAGAGTATGAAGATGAGGATGATTAA
- a CDS encoding DMT family transporter, protein MMISNKTKGVFWMLISVLGFTFMGIAVKYLPRIPTYEKVFFRNSVSFITSAYILYKTRESIKVAKENIPFVFGRSFFGFVGMMANFYALENLTMAEANMLNKLSPVFVTICACIFLKEKVDKKQVIGIILMLIAVVFVIKPSFSPEVIPSLAGLFSAVLAGFSYTIIRYLYGKVKAEINVFYFSLLSVVCTFPLMMMNFVKPNLFEIFMLVVGIGVSAAMGQFGLTYAYTFAPASEVSIYNYVIIITSMLMDYILFSTIPDLFSFIGGFIIMTTAIYLYLHNKKKEE, encoded by the coding sequence GTGATGATAAGTAATAAAACTAAAGGTGTATTTTGGATGCTAATATCTGTATTAGGTTTCACTTTTATGGGGATAGCAGTGAAATATTTACCAAGAATTCCTACTTATGAAAAAGTATTTTTTAGAAATTCAGTAAGTTTTATAACTTCTGCTTATATCTTATATAAAACAAGGGAATCTATAAAAGTAGCTAAAGAAAATATTCCTTTTGTTTTTGGAAGATCATTTTTTGGCTTTGTTGGAATGATGGCAAATTTTTACGCACTTGAAAACTTAACTATGGCAGAGGCTAATATGCTTAACAAACTTTCACCTGTCTTTGTAACAATTTGTGCTTGTATTTTTTTAAAAGAAAAGGTGGATAAAAAACAAGTTATAGGAATAATTTTAATGCTTATAGCTGTTGTCTTTGTTATAAAACCAAGCTTTTCACCAGAAGTTATTCCAAGTTTAGCAGGACTTTTTTCAGCAGTACTTGCTGGATTTTCATATACTATAATAAGGTATTTATATGGTAAGGTAAAGGCTGAAATTAATGTTTTTTATTTTTCATTACTATCTGTTGTATGTACTTTTCCATTAATGATGATGAATTTTGTAAAACCTAATTTATTTGAAATTTTTATGCTTGTAGTTGGAATTGGAGTTTCAGCTGCAATGGGACAGTTTGGACTTACTTATGCTTATACTTTTGCACCTGCATCAGAAGTTTCTATTTATAATTATGTTATTATTATAACAAGTATGTTAATGGATTATATTTTATTTAGTACAATTCCAGACTTATTTAGTTTTATTGGTGGTTTTATAATTATGACTACTGCAATTTATTTATATCTACATAATAAGAAAAAAGAAGAATAA
- a CDS encoding ABC transporter substrate-binding protein, with protein MKKKLLVFLAMVLSALFLVACGGDPDKKSDAGEGGKRDTLVIGMGADAKSLDPHASNDNPSSNVRVQIYDRLMDLDDNGVPQPMLAESWERPDDKTIIFHLRKGVKFHNGDEMKASDVKFSLERALAAPEVSHILTGINGVEVLDDYTVKVTTEKPMAAILNNLSHTTIAILSEKATTEAGDKFGQNPVGTGPYKFVSWQSGDRITLEAFPEYWQGEAPIKNVVFRNIVEETNRTIGLETGELDVIYEIFGMDKTKLKEDDRFNFIEGPQVSMTYLGFNLKKAPYDNPKVREAISYAIDQKPIIDTVFLGGGQAANSIIGPNIWGYYDVEKYTQDIEKAKALLAEAGYPNGFKAKIWVNDNPVRRDTAVILQDQLKQIGIDLTIETVEWGAFLDGTARGDHEMYLLGWGTVTRDPDYGMFELISTSTMGAAGNRSFYSNPEVDKLLEAGKTELDPEKRKDIYKQIQEIVRKDLPMYMIVYPLNNVVTKKDIKNFKLDPANAHRLYGVSIGE; from the coding sequence ATGAAGAAGAAATTGTTGGTATTTTTGGCAATGGTTTTAAGTGCACTATTTCTTGTAGCATGTGGAGGAGATCCTGATAAGAAATCAGATGCAGGAGAAGGAGGTAAAAGAGATACATTGGTTATAGGAATGGGAGCAGATGCTAAATCTCTAGACCCTCATGCATCAAATGATAATCCATCTTCAAATGTTAGAGTACAAATTTATGACAGATTGATGGATCTTGATGATAATGGAGTTCCTCAACCTATGTTAGCTGAATCTTGGGAAAGACCTGATGATAAGACTATAATATTCCATTTAAGAAAAGGGGTTAAGTTCCATAATGGTGATGAAATGAAAGCATCAGATGTTAAATTCTCACTAGAAAGAGCTTTAGCAGCACCTGAAGTTTCTCATATTTTAACTGGAATAAATGGAGTAGAAGTTTTGGATGATTATACAGTAAAAGTAACTACTGAAAAACCTATGGCAGCTATTTTAAATAACTTGTCACATACAACTATAGCTATTTTAAGTGAAAAGGCAACTACTGAAGCTGGAGATAAGTTTGGACAAAATCCAGTAGGAACTGGACCATATAAATTTGTCTCTTGGCAAAGTGGAGATAGAATAACTTTAGAAGCTTTCCCTGAATACTGGCAAGGTGAAGCTCCTATAAAAAATGTAGTATTTAGAAATATAGTTGAAGAAACTAATAGAACTATAGGATTAGAAACTGGAGAATTAGATGTAATTTATGAAATATTTGGAATGGATAAAACTAAATTAAAAGAAGATGACAGATTTAACTTTATAGAAGGGCCACAAGTTTCAATGACTTATCTTGGATTTAACTTGAAAAAGGCTCCTTATGACAATCCTAAAGTAAGAGAAGCTATATCTTATGCAATAGATCAAAAACCTATAATTGATACAGTATTCTTAGGTGGAGGACAAGCAGCAAATTCAATAATAGGTCCTAATATTTGGGGATACTATGATGTTGAAAAATATACTCAAGATATAGAAAAAGCTAAAGCATTATTAGCTGAAGCTGGATATCCAAATGGATTTAAAGCAAAAATTTGGGTAAATGATAATCCTGTAAGAAGAGACACTGCTGTTATACTACAAGACCAATTAAAACAAATTGGAATAGACTTAACAATAGAAACTGTTGAATGGGGAGCATTCTTAGATGGTACAGCTAGAGGAGATCATGAAATGTACTTATTAGGTTGGGGAACAGTTACAAGAGACCCTGACTATGGTATGTTTGAATTAATAAGTACTTCAACTATGGGAGCAGCAGGAAACAGATCTTTCTACTCTAATCCAGAAGTTGATAAATTATTAGAAGCAGGAAAAACTGAGCTAGATCCTGAAAAGAGAAAAGATATCTACAAACAAATTCAAGAAATAGTAAGAAAAGATCTTCCTATGTATATGATAGTTTATCCTTTAAATAATGTTGTAACTAAAAAAGATATTAAGAACTTTAAATTAGATCCTGCAAACGCTCATAGATTATATGGAGTTTCAATAGGAGAATAG